The sequence GTCCACGTGGCACTACATCCGGGCGACTCAGCTGCATGCTTCCTTGAAGGCCAGCCGGTCGCAGCTGGGCGATTTAGGCCCCTATGACAGAGTGGAGCCCCAAAATTTACAGTTTCTAATTCACGTTAACCGACGCACCGGCTACAGCATCGGCATCCAGCCGGTAAGTCGAGTGGATATCAGCATCAAGGATACTAGCGGCGTGTTCGATCTATCCCCGGACACTCTGCGGTATACACAAAGCCGGTCTTCCGTAGGCGGGCTGTCCGCCTTCCGCATCGGTGTATCCCGGCGAATCGGATCGGCTGTTTCACTGGGTGTGGTGCTTAATGTACTGTTTGGTACCTTGACTCAGAGGGACACACTCGAATTCCTCTCCAACGGCCAGCGGGAGGACCTGCTTTCGGGCATGATAGCTGAGCGCAGGCTCGAGTTCAACGGTCAGATGCTCGATTTGAGCCTGTTGGCTGTTTTTCCACCTGAATCCGAAGGGCAGGTAGGGATTCGAATTGTCCTGCCGCTTTATCTGAAGTTGACAGATATTCGGACCTACTTGAACCAACCGAGTCCTGACCCGCTCCGCTATGATGGTGTCGGTATACCAACTTCTTGTGCTGTCGGTTACGGTGTAAATTTTGCCAGGAAACATCGTATCCTGGCGGAGATAGGCCTCTCGCAATTACGGCAGACGCAAAAGAACGACTTGGCTTTCGGTAGGTACTTGAAGGCTACCCGTTCGTTACGGTTGGGTTGGGCTCGTACCCCTAGTGGTGAGGAATTATTCAATTTGGGGCGCTTATATTATCGCGTGGGATTTTACTGGATGGATTATTATCTTCATGGCTTGAATAATAGCCCTTTGGCTGAAGTTGCATTTACCGCCGGTCTTGGCTACCAAACGCCTAGGTTCGGCCACTGGGTGGATGTATCGTTTCAGATGGGGCGGCGTGAAAGTCTGCTGCCGGGTATACAGTTTGAGAAATTTTATCGTGTATCTGTGGGAGTGACCACTGCCGAATTATGGTTCATTCGACCAAAGAAAAAATGGGATTGACCACTGTGAAACCATTTAATAATACTACTACTCGTTTGTTGGCATTCTGCTGGATGGCTGTAGCAATCATAACAGTCCAGATGTGTATACCTCCCCCCGTTGAAGAGGAAGGACCGGCACTGACGGAAGAGGAGCTAAGGCGACGCCAGAGAGAATGTGACATTGCTCTATCCAATGCCTGGGAGTATTATAAGAATAGAGAGTTCGAGGCGTCGGTAAGGAATTATCATAAGCTGGTGTACCTGGGCTGCGGGGGAGATCAGGCCGAGTCGGTGTATCTCTATTTTGGGCGGGCTTATATCGAGCTGGGCTACCTGGACAGCGCTGTCTGGGCCTTCAAGCAGGGATTGAGGTATATACCTGAAGATAAGAATCTCCTTGAGATTATCGCCTATGCTTTGGGACGACAGGGGAATATCACCGAGCAGATCTATTACTACGAGCGATACATTGAAGTTGACCCAACTAATTCCGAGATTTTTGCCACGCTTACCGACTTGCTCAAGCAAGAGGGGCGGTATGATGACCTCATCGTAAACCTGCAAAAATGGCTTGAGTTGGAGCCCAACAACCCTCGTGCTCAAACCGATCTCATCGCCGCTTATGAAATGGCTGGCAAAGATCCATTGGCCTTCATGCGTCAGCGCTGGGAGGATAATCCATCCAATGCTCAGTGGGGGATAGACTACGCGCGGAAACTGGTGGAGAACCTGGACTATGCTATGGCCTACCGCGTGTTGGAAGGGGTTATCCAGCGCACGCCCACCGCCCGGGGCGCCTACGAACTGCTGGCCAACGCCGCCCTGGACGAAGGTGATGTCGACCGGGCCATATCCGCCCTGGAGCGCCTGTTTGAGTTGAATCGCACCGATGAAAAGACGGCTCTGGAGCTTTCCCGGGCCTATCTGAGAAAAGAGGATTACCCTCAGGCGCTAGCATGGGCGGAGACCGCTTTGGGAGTCGCCACCAACGGCGGTGAAGCCTTGTATGTACGGGCGGAGGTGTATTACAATGCCGCTGACGATTGTATGAGCAGGTCGGAAAGCGGAGCACCCAATTTCCAGGATAAGCTGGTCTTCCAGATGGCTTATGAGGATTATAAAGCCGCCGTCGAAAAAGGTTACCGCCGGGCCCGAACCCGGGCTGATTTCCTGGAAAAGAACTTGATCCCCACCAAAGGCGATTGGTTTCTGCAGCAGGCTGACATTCGAGTATTTAAGCCGCAAGGGGAATGCTATAGCTGGATCACACGGACTGTTAGGAGACCATAGCTCCACTTTGAGCTACCAGTGTGAAGGTGGCATCGCTCATTTATTGGATGACGGGTGTGCCAGCAGCGGGATTCGTTTTCATTTCTTCTATCTACAATCCCCTGAGACACCAACTATATGAACATCGATACTGTCCGTAAGCAAGACCCTGAGCTGTTTGCCGCTCTGGAAGGTGAACTAAGCCGGGAACGCAACACCCTGGAGCTGATTGCATCGGAGAATTTCACCAGTCGGGCGGTGCTGGAAGCGGCCGGGACGGTGCTGACGAACAAGTATGCGGAAGGCTATCCCGGGAAGCGTTACTACGGTGGCTGCGAGTACGTGGACCAGGCGGAGGAGCTGGCCAGACAGCGAGCACGAAAGCTATTCCGGTGTGAATATGCTAATGTCCAGCCCCATTCCGGCAGCCAGGCCAACATGGGGGTGTACTTCACCGTCCTTAAGCCGGGGGATACCA is a genomic window of Candidatus Neomarinimicrobiota bacterium containing:
- a CDS encoding tetratricopeptide repeat protein, with product MAVAIITVQMCIPPPVEEEGPALTEEELRRRQRECDIALSNAWEYYKNREFEASVRNYHKLVYLGCGGDQAESVYLYFGRAYIELGYLDSAVWAFKQGLRYIPEDKNLLEIIAYALGRQGNITEQIYYYERYIEVDPTNSEIFATLTDLLKQEGRYDDLIVNLQKWLELEPNNPRAQTDLIAAYEMAGKDPLAFMRQRWEDNPSNAQWGIDYARKLVENLDYAMAYRVLEGVIQRTPTARGAYELLANAALDEGDVDRAISALERLFELNRTDEKTALELSRAYLRKEDYPQALAWAETALGVATNGGEALYVRAEVYYNAADDCMSRSESGAPNFQDKLVFQMAYEDYKAAVEKGYRRARTRADFLEKNLIPTKGDWFLQQADIRVFKPQGECYSWITRTVRRP